One region of Micromonospora ureilytica genomic DNA includes:
- a CDS encoding DUF4241 domain-containing protein encodes MPYTPDLDRLLTPGARFTDEHGGYVIEVHPVGDIVLPTGRVVGCDPLVCPEAEPFTVTVPPGRHPARAWVAVVLREDAEVDRRVAALELVVSAEPTIRWEPAVAGDQDVATLGADDYFGYGVDAGVGTFADPTALAVLEGWDSDRVEEVFIPTELPSSPVPGLISAVLDEASGANVVTVATGWGDGCYGTWIGRAADGRVTSFVTDFMVVPE; translated from the coding sequence ATGCCGTACACCCCTGATCTGGACCGGTTACTGACGCCCGGCGCCCGTTTCACCGACGAGCACGGCGGATACGTGATCGAGGTTCACCCGGTGGGCGACATCGTGTTGCCGACCGGCCGCGTGGTCGGGTGTGACCCGCTGGTGTGCCCGGAGGCGGAGCCGTTCACGGTGACCGTGCCGCCGGGGCGGCATCCCGCCCGCGCCTGGGTGGCGGTGGTGCTCCGGGAGGACGCCGAGGTGGACCGACGGGTCGCCGCGTTGGAGCTGGTCGTCTCCGCCGAGCCGACGATCCGTTGGGAGCCGGCCGTCGCGGGTGACCAGGACGTCGCCACGCTCGGCGCGGACGACTACTTCGGGTACGGGGTGGACGCCGGTGTCGGCACCTTCGCCGACCCGACCGCGCTCGCCGTCCTGGAGGGCTGGGACTCCGACCGGGTCGAGGAGGTGTTCATCCCGACCGAGCTGCCCTCGTCCCCGGTTCCGGGGCTGATCAGCGCCGTGTTGGACGAGGCCAGCGGCGCCAACGTCGTCACCGTGGCCACGGGTTGGGGCGACGGCTGCTACGGCACCTGGATCGGTCGTGCCGCCGATGGCCGGGTCACCTCGTTCGTGACCGACTTCATGGTCGTCCCGGAATAG
- the ku gene encoding non-homologous end joining protein Ku, whose translation MRAIWKGAVSFGLVSIGVKLYSATEEKDIRFHQVHREDGGRIRYKRTCSVCGEEVTYDDIAKGYDIGGGEMVILTDEDFADLPLTSSRAIDVLEFVPAEQVDPILYNKAYFLEPEGAATKPYVLLRDALIDSERVAIVKVALRQREQLATLRVREGVLLLNTMLWPDEIRTPDFGFLDEDLKVRPPELAMASSLIDSMTGEFEPDVFTDDYRAALQEVIDAKVEGREVVQPEEVEEAPAAAVDLMAALKASVERAKAARGEQPARSGGGGGEPTPISSARSAQKAAEKKAAKAPAKKTAAKKTAEKKTAEPAKKTAAKKAAAKKAEPAKKTAARKTAPRKSA comes from the coding sequence ATGCGTGCCATCTGGAAGGGAGCCGTGTCGTTCGGGCTCGTCTCGATCGGGGTGAAGCTCTACTCCGCCACCGAGGAGAAGGACATTCGGTTCCACCAGGTGCACCGCGAGGACGGCGGTCGGATCCGCTACAAGCGCACCTGCTCGGTCTGCGGCGAAGAGGTCACCTACGACGACATCGCCAAGGGCTACGACATCGGCGGTGGCGAGATGGTGATCCTCACCGACGAGGACTTCGCCGACCTGCCGTTGACCAGCTCCCGTGCCATCGACGTGCTGGAGTTCGTGCCGGCCGAGCAGGTCGACCCGATCCTCTACAACAAGGCGTACTTTCTCGAGCCGGAGGGCGCGGCGACCAAGCCGTACGTGCTGCTGCGCGACGCGCTGATCGACTCGGAGCGGGTCGCCATCGTCAAGGTGGCGCTGCGCCAGCGGGAGCAGCTGGCCACGCTGCGGGTCCGCGAGGGTGTGCTGCTGCTCAACACCATGCTCTGGCCGGACGAGATCCGTACCCCGGACTTCGGCTTCCTCGACGAGGACCTCAAGGTGCGCCCGCCGGAGCTGGCCATGGCCAGCTCACTTATCGACTCGATGACCGGCGAGTTCGAGCCGGACGTCTTCACCGACGACTACCGGGCCGCGTTGCAGGAGGTCATCGACGCCAAGGTGGAGGGTCGGGAGGTCGTCCAGCCGGAGGAGGTCGAGGAGGCCCCGGCCGCGGCGGTGGACCTGATGGCCGCGTTGAAGGCCTCGGTGGAGCGCGCCAAGGCGGCTCGCGGCGAGCAGCCCGCCCGCAGTGGTGGTGGCGGCGGCGAGCCGACGCCCATCTCGTCGGCCCGGTCGGCGCAGAAGGCAGCCGAGAAGAAGGCGGCCAAGGCACCCGCGAAGAAGACAGCTGCGAAGAAGACGGCCGAGAAGAAGACGGCCGAGCCGGCGAAGAAGACCGCCGCCAAGAAGGCAGCCGCGAAGAAGGCGGAGCCGGCGAAGAAGACCGCCGCGCGCAAGACCGCACCCCGCAAGAGCGCCTGA
- the ligD gene encoding non-homologous end-joining DNA ligase — MPGAPLKPMLAMTGPLPAGDGWAYEFKWDGVRALADISGGGQHLYARSGVEITAAYPELATLPEQVDDALLDGEVVLLGQGGQPSFTALAERMHVRDRNKAARLAAVMPVTYMIFDLLRLNGDDLTGWPYERRREALDALALGGLRWAVPPTFNDGPATYEAAGEHGLEGVMAKRVGAVYRPGVRSPDWVKVKLEVTGDFVIGGWRPGARRIGGLLVGVPGPDGRLIYRGRVGGGIGAAIERQLLAELEPLRSGVSPFAPGVPREDARGAIWVEPLVVVEVKYGQRTPDGRLRFPRVLRLRPDKPPEEVDDAD, encoded by the coding sequence GTGCCCGGCGCGCCGCTCAAGCCGATGCTCGCGATGACCGGGCCGCTCCCGGCGGGTGACGGCTGGGCCTACGAGTTCAAGTGGGACGGCGTCCGCGCCCTGGCCGACATCTCCGGCGGCGGCCAGCACCTGTATGCCCGTTCCGGCGTGGAGATCACCGCCGCGTACCCGGAGCTGGCCACACTGCCCGAGCAGGTCGACGACGCGCTGCTCGACGGCGAGGTGGTGCTGCTCGGCCAGGGCGGGCAGCCGTCGTTCACCGCGCTGGCCGAGCGGATGCACGTACGGGACCGGAACAAGGCGGCCCGGTTGGCCGCGGTCATGCCGGTGACGTACATGATCTTCGACCTGCTCCGGTTGAACGGCGACGACCTGACCGGCTGGCCGTACGAGCGCCGCCGGGAGGCGCTGGACGCGCTCGCGCTCGGTGGCCTCCGGTGGGCGGTGCCGCCGACGTTCAACGACGGGCCGGCGACCTACGAGGCGGCCGGGGAGCACGGCCTGGAGGGTGTGATGGCCAAGCGGGTCGGGGCCGTCTACCGCCCGGGGGTGCGCTCGCCGGACTGGGTGAAGGTCAAGCTGGAGGTGACCGGCGACTTCGTCATCGGCGGTTGGCGACCGGGCGCGCGCCGGATCGGCGGGCTGCTGGTCGGGGTCCCCGGCCCGGACGGTCGGTTGATCTACCGGGGTCGGGTCGGTGGCGGGATCGGCGCGGCCATCGAGCGGCAGCTCCTCGCCGAGCTGGAGCCGCTGCGCTCCGGCGTGTCACCGTTCGCGCCGGGTGTGCCACGCGAGGATGCGCGGGGTGCCATCTGGGTAGAACCCCTGGTGGTGGTGGAGGTGAAGTACGGCCAGCGCACCCCCGACGGCCGGCTGCGCTTCCCCCGGGTGCTGCGGCTGCGCCCGGACAAGCCTCCGGAGGAGGTCGACGATGCCGACTGA
- a CDS encoding esterase-like activity of phytase family protein, whose amino-acid sequence MTLRRAFTALTAAGVAAASLTGATPASAGAHHHPSLAFDRVATYPVFQNRPAGEDPTTATVAEISAVSEDGRTLIHTDALARRIGFLDISRADRPRGLGTLSLAQLGNAEDEPTSVAVVGRYVLVVVNTSASYTAPSGRLDVIELASRKRVASFDLGGQPDSIAISTDKRYAAIAIENERDEEATPPGGEEGDLPQAPAGFVQIVDLAGKAPAGWRLRPVALTGADGSALPALAQAGLAAPTDPEPEYVSINSRNQLAVTLQENNGVVLIDLPTGRITKVFSAGTATISGIDTKKDGVIDLTGSITDVPREPDAVAWVDDSYLATANEGDWHGGTRGWSVFDSRSGRVAWDAGNTFERLAVTYGLHNEDRAAKKGTEPEGVAVAEYDGVRYAFVGSERSNFVAVYDLGDPTRPVFRQVLPTTNGPEGLLPIPSRGLLAVSSEEDDASVNVRASVSLFQLGKGTPAFPSIVSGTDRAGTPTGWGALGALSAVPGKRDQLYSVTDAAYGQTRILTVDAKRTPAVITGALPVRDAAGAPIGYDAEGIFARPQGGFWLAVEGAKGAENTLVRLDAAGVTRQTVALPAEVAAGLGKQGLEGVTATTDRQGREIVWVAVQRELSTDPAGIVRLGRYDVAAGTWSWFGYRLGATTVPGDWMGLSEITVVGDRLAVIERDKLNGPAATVKRIYTVPLPGAAATGPLTVLPKTLAVDVLPALRATNGWTQEKLEGLTVAGNGEVYAITDNDGVQDATGETVLLRLGSSRKVFGRR is encoded by the coding sequence TTGACACTCAGAAGAGCATTCACCGCGCTCACCGCAGCCGGTGTCGCCGCCGCCAGCCTGACCGGGGCCACCCCCGCGTCGGCCGGCGCGCACCACCACCCTTCGCTCGCCTTCGACCGGGTCGCCACGTACCCGGTGTTCCAGAACCGTCCGGCCGGCGAGGATCCGACGACCGCGACGGTCGCCGAGATCTCCGCGGTCAGCGAGGACGGTCGCACCCTGATCCACACCGACGCGCTGGCCCGGCGCATCGGCTTCCTGGACATCTCCCGTGCCGACCGGCCGCGCGGTCTCGGCACGCTCTCCCTGGCCCAGCTCGGCAACGCCGAGGACGAGCCGACCTCGGTCGCCGTGGTCGGCAGGTACGTGCTGGTGGTGGTGAACACCAGCGCCAGCTACACCGCGCCGTCCGGCCGACTCGACGTGATCGAGCTGGCCAGTCGGAAGCGGGTGGCCAGCTTCGATCTCGGCGGTCAGCCCGACTCCATCGCGATCAGCACTGACAAGCGGTACGCGGCGATCGCCATCGAGAACGAGCGCGACGAGGAGGCCACCCCGCCCGGCGGCGAGGAGGGCGACCTGCCCCAGGCGCCCGCAGGTTTCGTGCAGATCGTCGACCTGGCCGGGAAGGCACCGGCCGGTTGGCGGCTGCGGCCGGTCGCGCTGACCGGGGCCGACGGCAGTGCGCTGCCCGCGCTGGCGCAGGCCGGCCTCGCCGCGCCGACCGACCCCGAGCCGGAGTACGTCTCGATCAACAGCCGCAACCAGTTGGCCGTGACGCTTCAGGAGAACAACGGCGTCGTCCTGATCGATCTGCCCACCGGTCGGATCACCAAGGTGTTCAGCGCCGGCACCGCCACGATCAGCGGCATCGACACCAAGAAGGACGGTGTCATCGACCTGACCGGCAGCATCACCGACGTACCGCGCGAGCCGGACGCGGTGGCCTGGGTCGACGACAGCTATCTCGCCACCGCCAATGAGGGCGACTGGCACGGCGGCACCCGTGGCTGGTCGGTCTTCGACAGTCGCAGCGGACGCGTCGCCTGGGACGCCGGCAACACCTTCGAGCGGCTCGCCGTCACGTACGGGCTGCACAACGAGGACCGGGCCGCCAAGAAGGGCACCGAGCCGGAGGGCGTGGCCGTCGCCGAGTACGACGGCGTCCGTTACGCCTTCGTCGGCTCGGAGCGGAGCAACTTCGTCGCCGTCTACGACCTGGGCGACCCCACCCGGCCGGTCTTCCGGCAGGTCCTGCCGACCACCAACGGGCCGGAGGGGCTGCTTCCCATCCCGTCGCGCGGGCTGCTCGCGGTCTCCAGTGAGGAGGACGACGCTTCGGTGAACGTGCGGGCCTCGGTGTCGCTCTTCCAGCTCGGCAAGGGCACCCCGGCGTTCCCGAGCATCGTCTCCGGCACCGACCGGGCCGGCACCCCGACCGGTTGGGGCGCACTCGGCGCGCTGAGCGCCGTCCCGGGCAAGCGGGACCAGCTCTACAGCGTCACCGACGCGGCGTACGGCCAGACCCGCATCCTCACCGTCGACGCGAAGCGGACCCCAGCCGTGATCACCGGCGCGCTGCCGGTGCGGGACGCGGCCGGCGCTCCGATCGGGTACGACGCGGAGGGCATCTTCGCCCGTCCGCAGGGCGGCTTCTGGCTCGCTGTGGAGGGCGCCAAGGGCGCGGAGAACACGCTGGTCCGGCTCGACGCCGCCGGGGTGACCCGGCAGACCGTCGCGCTGCCCGCCGAGGTCGCCGCCGGCCTCGGTAAGCAGGGCCTGGAGGGGGTCACCGCGACCACCGACCGGCAGGGCCGGGAGATCGTCTGGGTGGCCGTGCAGCGGGAGTTGAGCACCGACCCGGCCGGCATCGTCCGGCTCGGCCGCTACGACGTCGCGGCGGGCACCTGGAGTTGGTTCGGGTACCGGTTGGGGGCCACCACAGTGCCCGGCGACTGGATGGGCCTCTCCGAGATCACAGTGGTCGGTGACCGGCTCGCGGTCATCGAGCGGGACAAGCTGAACGGCCCGGCCGCCACTGTCAAGCGGATCTACACGGTGCCACTGCCCGGTGCGGCGGCGACCGGTCCGCTGACCGTGCTGCCGAAGACGCTCGCCGTCGACGTGCTGCCCGCGCTGCGCGCCACCAACGGGTGGACGCAGGAAAAGCTGGAGGGTCTGACGGTGGCCGGCAACGGCGAGGTGTACGCGATCACCGACAACGACGGGGTCCAGGACGCCACCGGCGAGACGGTGCTCCTGCGCCTCGGTTCCAGCCGCAAGGTCTTCGGCCGCCGCTGA
- a CDS encoding TIGR03089 family protein: protein MQPTVTADLAARPVEVELPLLSYRDEATGERVDLTAQQVGSWAARSASLLRDGCGLGPGSRVAVLLPPHWRTAAVLLGAWASGLAVSFRPRATAGLAVLEPGGDRPFDAVFVTPERQDDWLEDVPDAPHRYLVGTGPGQVDDVPLGWLDWSAEVLRHGDAAPDHTAIHPSDPATADGTTYGQWGALAQEFAGMLELRAGDRLLVDAAETEQPLKWLLAPLSAGASVVISANLDPSRRDAVVAAERVTRVL from the coding sequence ATGCAGCCAACCGTCACGGCCGACCTGGCGGCCCGACCCGTCGAGGTCGAGCTTCCGCTGCTCAGCTACCGCGACGAGGCGACCGGCGAGCGCGTCGACCTGACCGCACAGCAGGTCGGCTCGTGGGCGGCCCGCAGCGCGAGCCTGCTGCGGGACGGCTGCGGGCTCGGCCCCGGCAGCCGCGTAGCGGTCCTGCTGCCGCCGCACTGGCGTACCGCCGCGGTGTTGTTGGGCGCCTGGGCCTCCGGCCTGGCGGTGTCGTTCCGACCGCGCGCCACAGCGGGCCTGGCGGTGCTCGAACCCGGCGGCGACCGGCCGTTCGACGCCGTCTTCGTAACGCCGGAGCGGCAGGACGACTGGCTGGAGGACGTGCCGGACGCGCCGCACCGCTATCTCGTCGGCACCGGGCCGGGGCAGGTGGACGACGTGCCGTTGGGCTGGTTGGACTGGTCCGCCGAGGTGCTTCGACACGGCGACGCCGCGCCCGACCACACCGCCATCCACCCGTCGGACCCGGCCACCGCGGACGGCACCACCTACGGCCAGTGGGGTGCGCTCGCCCAGGAGTTCGCCGGGATGCTGGAGCTGCGTGCCGGTGACCGCCTGTTGGTCGACGCCGCGGAGACCGAGCAGCCGCTGAAGTGGTTGCTCGCGCCGCTCTCGGCCGGCGCTTCCGTGGTCATCAGCGCCAACCTCGACCCGTCGCGACGGGACGCGGTCGTCGCCGCCGAACGGGTGACCCGGGTCCTCTGA
- the ligD gene encoding non-homologous end-joining DNA ligase — protein MPTERLRVDVEGRALELSNLDKVLYPAAGFTKGEVIDYYTRISPVLLPHLRDRPVTRIRFPNGVDDKSFFEKNKPAATPDWVRVENLPAPGSTKGRETIDYVVADDLPTLVWLANLAALELHTPQWKVGQDPDMMVVDLDPGPPAGLAECCPVAVLMRDRLADDGIESYPKTSGKKGMQLCCPIAGTQSSDLVSDYARRIAQELEQAHPKLIVSKMAKNLRPGKVFIDWSQNNAAKTTVAPYSLRAQSVPSVSTPLTWDEVEAGARGRKPAVRQFTAAEVLARVEEYDDLLAPLLDGGPELPTR, from the coding sequence ATGCCGACTGAGCGGCTACGGGTGGACGTCGAGGGCCGTGCGCTGGAGCTGTCCAACCTGGACAAGGTGCTCTACCCGGCGGCCGGGTTCACCAAGGGTGAGGTGATCGACTACTACACCCGGATCTCCCCGGTGCTGCTGCCGCACCTGCGGGACCGACCGGTCACCCGGATCCGCTTCCCCAACGGGGTGGACGACAAGTCGTTCTTCGAGAAGAACAAGCCGGCCGCGACCCCGGACTGGGTGCGGGTGGAGAATCTGCCCGCGCCCGGGTCGACGAAGGGCCGGGAGACCATCGACTACGTGGTCGCCGACGACCTGCCCACCCTGGTCTGGCTGGCGAACCTGGCCGCGCTGGAGCTGCACACACCGCAGTGGAAGGTCGGCCAGGACCCGGACATGATGGTCGTCGACCTGGACCCGGGGCCGCCGGCCGGGCTCGCCGAGTGTTGCCCCGTGGCGGTCCTGATGCGCGACCGCCTCGCCGACGACGGCATCGAGTCGTACCCGAAGACCTCCGGCAAGAAGGGCATGCAGCTCTGCTGCCCGATCGCCGGCACCCAGTCGTCGGATCTCGTCTCCGACTACGCCCGGCGGATCGCCCAGGAGTTGGAGCAGGCCCACCCGAAGCTGATCGTGTCGAAGATGGCGAAGAACCTCCGGCCGGGCAAGGTCTTCATCGACTGGAGTCAGAACAACGCGGCGAAGACCACAGTGGCGCCGTACTCGCTGCGAGCCCAGTCGGTGCCGTCGGTGTCGACGCCGCTGACCTGGGACGAGGTCGAGGCCGGCGCGCGCGGCCGGAAACCGGCCGTCCGCCAGTTCACCGCCGCCGAGGTCCTGGCCCGGGTCGAGGAGTACGACGACCTGCTCGCCCCCCTGCTCGACGGCGGCCCGGAACTGCCCACCCGCTGA
- a CDS encoding NADPH:quinone reductase yields the protein MKAIVYERNGDPSVLDLVDRPVPEPGAGEVLVRMAVSGVNPTDWKSRRNSPPDGWQIPGQDGAGVVEAVGEGVDPDLIGERVWVWEAAWQRQWGTTAEYTLVPVRQAVRLGPAPFELGAALGIPFLTAHRCLTAGEFMPDTLRAGALADHTVLVQGGAGAVGNAAIQLARWADATVIATVSSAEKAQLAASAGASFVINYREQDVVEEVHKIAPDGVHTIVEVSPARNASTDVQVLRHGGAVCMYADNGGAEVSIPIRAMMAPNARWQFVLVYTEPKAAKAQGVKDVAAAASQGGIRVGADAGLPLHYYPLAEAAAAHQAVEDSTVGKVLIMTSDA from the coding sequence ATGAAGGCCATCGTGTACGAGCGCAACGGCGACCCTTCGGTGCTCGATCTGGTCGACCGGCCGGTGCCGGAGCCGGGTGCGGGCGAGGTCCTGGTGCGGATGGCGGTCTCCGGGGTCAACCCGACCGACTGGAAGTCCCGCCGCAACTCCCCGCCGGACGGGTGGCAGATCCCCGGGCAGGACGGCGCGGGGGTGGTCGAGGCGGTCGGCGAGGGGGTCGACCCCGACCTGATCGGTGAGCGGGTGTGGGTCTGGGAGGCCGCCTGGCAGCGACAGTGGGGCACGACGGCGGAGTACACGCTGGTGCCGGTCCGGCAGGCGGTACGCCTCGGCCCCGCTCCGTTCGAGCTGGGCGCAGCCCTGGGCATCCCGTTCCTCACCGCGCACCGTTGTCTGACCGCCGGCGAGTTCATGCCGGACACGCTGCGGGCCGGCGCGTTGGCGGATCACACGGTGCTGGTGCAGGGCGGCGCGGGCGCGGTCGGCAACGCAGCGATCCAGCTCGCCCGTTGGGCCGACGCCACGGTGATCGCCACTGTGAGCAGTGCGGAGAAGGCGCAGCTCGCGGCGTCGGCCGGCGCCTCCTTTGTGATCAACTATCGGGAGCAGGACGTGGTCGAGGAGGTCCACAAGATCGCCCCCGACGGGGTCCACACGATCGTGGAGGTCTCTCCCGCCCGCAACGCCTCGACCGACGTGCAGGTGCTGCGGCACGGTGGCGCGGTCTGCATGTACGCCGACAACGGCGGGGCCGAGGTGAGCATCCCGATTCGGGCGATGATGGCGCCGAACGCCCGCTGGCAGTTCGTGCTGGTCTACACGGAGCCGAAGGCGGCCAAGGCGCAGGGCGTGAAGGACGTGGCGGCGGCGGCCAGTCAGGGCGGCATCCGGGTGGGCGCGGACGCCGGCCTGCCGCTGCACTACTACCCCCTGGCCGAGGCAGCCGCGGCGCACCAGGCGGTGGAGGACTCGACGGTGGGCAAGGTGCTCATCATGACCAGCGACGCCTGA
- a CDS encoding FKBP-type peptidyl-prolyl cis-trans isomerase → MSERTQQKGPDQSPATKSGRRLAAQLAEKKAADARRKRNAWASGLAAVAVVGVLIGVFVTIGGGDDKPKTQADATPSASAPAPDEAGAPPAPQLPEGADPALGSKPTVAPGTGDLKKLTVTPLIKGTGPAVQKGQNITTNYVGVFYKDGKEFDSSWKAGQPATFPIGVGQVIPGWDQGLVGVTVGSRVQLDIPGELAYGNEAAAGDGRPTGPLRFVVDVLAAQ, encoded by the coding sequence GTGAGCGAGCGGACGCAGCAGAAGGGCCCGGACCAGAGCCCGGCAACCAAGTCGGGGCGCCGCCTGGCCGCCCAGTTGGCGGAGAAGAAGGCCGCCGACGCGAGGCGCAAGCGCAACGCGTGGGCCAGCGGCCTCGCCGCCGTCGCCGTGGTCGGGGTGCTGATCGGCGTCTTCGTGACGATCGGCGGGGGCGACGACAAGCCCAAGACGCAGGCCGACGCGACCCCGTCCGCCTCTGCCCCGGCCCCCGACGAGGCCGGCGCGCCGCCCGCTCCGCAGCTGCCCGAGGGCGCCGACCCGGCGCTGGGTAGCAAGCCGACGGTGGCGCCCGGCACGGGTGACCTCAAGAAGCTCACGGTCACCCCGCTGATCAAGGGCACCGGCCCGGCCGTGCAGAAGGGCCAGAACATCACCACCAACTACGTGGGGGTGTTCTACAAGGACGGCAAGGAGTTCGACTCCTCCTGGAAGGCCGGGCAGCCGGCGACCTTCCCGATCGGCGTCGGCCAGGTCATCCCCGGCTGGGACCAGGGCCTGGTCGGTGTGACGGTGGGCAGCCGGGTGCAGCTCGACATTCCGGGCGAGCTGGCGTACGGCAACGAAGCGGCCGCCGGCGATGGACGTCCGACCGGCCCGCTGCGCTTCGTGGTGGACGTGCTCGCCGCCCAGTGA
- a CDS encoding SCO6745 family protein, whose product MWAYFEPVHAVTYLHPRARAAYEAVGLRGYWRGYFAGRAAPLGATEAAPVIAAFFNFAPPMVARALPAVWRLATPQEALRARLTGAVQALAELTYELPESHLVEAADLLERAASAAQTAGRVLAAVNAALPVGEYPLARLWQAATTLREHRGDGHVAALVAAGLDPVETLTGRVALDGSPPQYLLGRGWSEEQWHAARERLTQRGWLTGDGAATDHARAAFQAVEDATDRAAAHPWQALGSQDTDRLQELLEPIARAGHTLLPEDSPLGLPALPG is encoded by the coding sequence ATGTGGGCGTACTTCGAGCCGGTGCACGCGGTCACCTACCTCCACCCCCGGGCCCGTGCCGCGTACGAGGCGGTCGGGCTGCGCGGCTACTGGCGTGGTTACTTCGCCGGCCGGGCCGCGCCGCTGGGAGCCACCGAGGCGGCCCCGGTGATCGCCGCCTTCTTCAACTTCGCGCCGCCGATGGTGGCCCGCGCGTTGCCGGCGGTGTGGCGGTTGGCCACCCCGCAGGAGGCGTTGCGCGCCCGCCTGACCGGTGCCGTGCAGGCGCTCGCCGAGCTGACCTACGAGCTGCCCGAGTCGCACCTGGTGGAGGCCGCCGACCTGCTGGAGCGGGCCGCCTCGGCGGCGCAGACCGCCGGCCGGGTGCTCGCCGCGGTCAACGCGGCGCTCCCGGTCGGGGAGTACCCTCTCGCGCGGCTCTGGCAGGCCGCCACCACGCTGCGCGAACACCGGGGCGACGGGCACGTGGCGGCGCTGGTGGCCGCCGGCCTGGACCCGGTGGAGACGCTTACCGGGCGGGTCGCGCTCGACGGTTCGCCGCCGCAGTACCTGCTGGGTCGGGGCTGGTCCGAGGAGCAGTGGCACGCCGCCCGCGAGCGGCTCACCCAGCGGGGCTGGTTGACCGGGGACGGCGCGGCCACCGACCACGCCCGGGCCGCGTTCCAGGCCGTCGAGGACGCCACCGACCGGGCCGCCGCACATCCGTGGCAGGCGCTCGGCTCCCAGGACACGGACCGGCTCCAAGAGCTGCTGGAGCCGATCGCCCGGGCCGGCCACACCCTGCTCCCCGAGGACAGCCCGCTCGGCCTGCCCGCGCTGCCCGGCTGA
- a CDS encoding HAD family hydrolase has translation MTDAVVFDLDGVIVDSEPVWEEVRRAYVAAHGGTWQPDTQRRLMGMSTGEWAHYLSGELGVGRTAEQVAVEVVEEMTRRYRDHVPLIDGADQVVRRLAARWPLGLASSSPTRLIEAALAATGLTDAFGATLSTEQTERGKPAPDVYLSVARRLGVDPTRCVAVEDSSNGVRSAAAAGMRVVAVPHGSYPLDPDAAGLAVVTLKAIGELTPELVDELG, from the coding sequence GTGACGGATGCGGTGGTATTCGACCTGGACGGCGTGATCGTGGATTCCGAGCCGGTGTGGGAGGAGGTCCGTCGGGCGTACGTGGCGGCGCACGGCGGGACGTGGCAGCCGGACACGCAACGCCGACTGATGGGGATGAGCACCGGCGAGTGGGCCCACTACCTCAGCGGAGAGCTGGGCGTCGGCCGCACCGCCGAGCAGGTCGCCGTCGAGGTGGTCGAGGAGATGACCCGACGCTACCGGGACCACGTACCCCTCATCGACGGTGCCGACCAGGTCGTACGCCGGCTGGCCGCGCGGTGGCCGCTCGGGTTGGCCAGTTCGTCGCCGACCCGGCTGATCGAGGCGGCGCTGGCGGCGACCGGTCTGACCGACGCGTTCGGCGCGACCCTCTCCACCGAGCAGACCGAGCGGGGCAAGCCCGCGCCGGACGTGTACCTGAGCGTGGCGCGGCGCCTCGGCGTCGACCCGACCCGCTGTGTGGCGGTGGAGGACTCGTCCAACGGGGTGCGCTCCGCCGCGGCGGCGGGGATGCGGGTGGTGGCGGTGCCGCACGGCTCGTACCCGCTCGATCCGGACGCCGCCGGGCTGGCCGTGGTGACGCTGAAGGCGATCGGTGAGCTGACCCCCGAGCTGGTGGACGAGCTGGGTTGA